In Equus quagga isolate Etosha38 unplaced genomic scaffold, UCLA_HA_Equagga_1.0 HiC_scaffold_3416_RagTag, whole genome shotgun sequence, a single genomic region encodes these proteins:
- the LOC124232223 gene encoding olfactory receptor 1020-like, whose protein sequence is MEVENCTAKTEFFLLGFSDHPELQSVLFAVFFFIYSVTLMWNLGMILLITVSSYLHVPMYFFLCILSFIDSCSSSVIAPKLLVDLLSDKKTISYNGCATQFYFCCSFIDVLSFLLAAMAYDRYIAICNPLLYTVIMSKRICCHFAIGAFLGGTMSSIIHTTNTFHLSFCSKEINHFFCDISPLLSLSCTDTYIHDIVLVIFASLVETICLLMGLLSYVCIIAAILKTGSAEGRRKGFSTCASHLTVVTIYHGTLIFIYLQPTTGHSLDMDKVTSVFYTLIIPMLNPLIYSLRNKDVKNAFRKLISQQLLS, encoded by the coding sequence ATGGAGGTGGAGAACTGCACGGCGAAGACTGAGTTCTTTCTCTTGGGATTTAGTGACCATCCAGAACTTCAGAGTGttctttttgctgtgtttttcttcATCTACTCTGTTACCCTCATGTGGAACCTTGGGATGATTTTATTAATCACAGTCAGTTCCTACTTGCACGTccctatgtactttttcctctgcATATTGTCCTTCATAGATTCGTGTTCCTCCTCCGTTATTGCCCCCAAATTACTTGTGGATTTGCTTTCTGATAAGAAGACCATTTCTTACAATGGCTGTGCcacacagttttatttttgctgctcTTTCATTGACGTGTTGTCTTTCCTCTTGGCTGCCATGGCTTATGACCGGTACATAGCAATCTGCAACCCCCTGCTTTATACTGTTATTATGTCCAAGAGGATTTGCTGCCACTTTGCAATTGGAGCATTTCTAGGGGGCACCATGAGCTCAATTATTCACACCACTAACACCTTCCATCTGTCTTTCTGCTCCAAAGAAATTAACCATTTCTTTTGTGATATCTCCCCACTCTTATCTCTGTCCTGCACTGACACTTACATACATGACATTGTTCTGGTAATCTTTGCTAGTTTGGTGGAGACCATCTGCCTTCTAATGGGTCTTCTCTCTTATGTCTGCATCATAGCAGCTATTCTTAAAACAGGTTCTgctgagggaagaagaaaggggttcTCCACTTGTGCTTCCCACCTGACCGTGGTCACCATTTACCATGGTACCCTGATCTTCATTTATTTGCAGCCTACCACTGGTCATTCACTGGATATGGACAAAGTGACCTCTGTGTTCTATACATTGATTATACCTATGCTGAACCCCCTAATTTACAGTCTAAGGAACAAAGATGTCAAAAATGCCTTTAGGAAATTGATTAGCCAACAATTGCTTTCTTAA